In Thunnus thynnus chromosome 4, fThuThy2.1, whole genome shotgun sequence, a genomic segment contains:
- the myh7ba gene encoding myosin, heavy chain 7B, cardiac muscle, beta a isoform X1, translating to MEAFGNAKTLRNDNSSRFGKFIRIHFGPTGKLASADIDRYLLEKSRVIFQQPGERSYHIYYQIMSQKKPELLDMLLVSSNPYDYHFCSQGVTTVENMDDGQELMGTDHAMDILGFLPDEKYGCYKIVGAIMHFGNMKFKQKQREEQAEAAGTESADKASYLMGVSSADLIKGLLHPRVKVGNEYVVKGQNVEQVNYAVGALAKATYDRMFKWLVGRINRTLYTSLPRQYFIGVLDIAGFEIFELNSFEQLCINFTNEKLQQFFNHHMFILEQEEYKREGIDWTFIDFGLDLQACIDLIEKPLGIMSILEEECMFPKATDSSFKAKLYDNHIGKSPNFQKPRPDKKRKFEAHFELVHYAGVVPYNILGWLDKNKDPLNETVVACFQKSANKLLASLYENYIGSDSVESKPGVKEKRKKAASFQTVSQLHKENLNKLMTNLRCTQPHFVRCIIPNETKTPGVIDSFLVLHQLRCNGVLEGIRICRKGFPNRMLYAEFKQRYRILNPHAIPDDKFVDSRKAAEKLLGSLDIDHNQYRFGHTKVFFKAGLLGQLEELRDERLAKILTLLQAVARGKIMRMELQKMMERREALMIIQWNIRAFNAVKHWPWMKLFFKIKPLLKSAATEKELASLKEKLIQLKEALEKSEVKRKELEERQVSLIQEKNDLALQLQAEQDNLADAEERCDQLIKTKIQLEAKVKEIMERLEDEEEMNANILAKKRKLEDESTELKKDIDDLEITLAKVEKEKHATENKVKNLIEEMSALDETILKLTKEKKALQEAHQQTLDDLQAEEDKVNTLTKAKAKLEQQVDDLEGSLEQEKKLRMDLERVRRKLEGDLKLSLESVMDLENDKQQLEEKLKKKDFEMNAMSSKIEDEQALVNQLQKKIKELQARIEELEEELEADRAYRAKVEKQRGDVTRELEELSERLEEAGGATSTQIEINKKRESDFLKLRRDLEEAMLHHEATTAALRKKHADSVAELSEQIDSLQRVKQKLEKERSEVKMEADDLASTVEQLSKGKATSEKTCRLYEDQMNEAKAKVDELQRQLNETNTQRARAQAESAELGRKLEEREALVSQLQRTKNSFGQNVEELKKQLEEENKAKTALAHALQSSRHDCDLLREQYEEEQEGKAELQRALSKANAEVAQWRTKYETDAIQRTEELEEAKKKLVTRLQEAEETVEASNAKCSSLEKTKHRLQTEIEDLVIDLERANAAAAALDKKQRNFDKVLAEWKQKYEECQSELESSQRESRGLSTELFKLKNSYEETLDHLETIKRENKNLQEEIADLSDQISQGAKTIHELEKIKKGLDLEKSEIQAALEEAEGTLEHEESKTLRIQLELNQIKAEVDRKLAEKDEEIDNLRRNHQRTLETMQATLDAEAKSRNEAVRLRKKMEGDLNEMEVQLGHANRQAAESQKLLRNLQVQIKDIQLELDETLHQNEELKEQVAVTERRNNLLAAEVEELRAMLEQNDRARKLAEHELLESTERVNLLHSQNTGLINQKKKLEMDLSTLSSEVDDAVQECRNAEEKAKKAITDAAMMAEELKKEQDTCAHLERMKKNMEQTIKDLQMRLDEAEQIALKGGKKQVQKLEARVKELENELECEQKKSQDYQKGVRKYERRIKELSYQAEEDKKNLVRLQDLIDKLQAKVKSYKRQAEEAEEQANTNISKYRKLQHELDDAEERADMAESQVNKLRVRTRDQGSKVGKLNS from the exons ATGGAGGCGTTTGGTAATGCCAAAACGCTGAGGAATGACAACTCATCCCGTTTT GGAAAGTTCATCAGGATCCACTTTGGACCTACTGGAAAACTGGCCTCGGCTGATATTGATAGAT ATCTTCTGGAAAAATCCAGAGTGATATTTCAGCAGCCTGGTGAGAGGAGCTACCACATCTACTACCAGATCATGTCGCAGAAGAAACCAGAGCTGTTAG ACATGCTGCTGGTGTCGTCTAACCCGTATGACTACCACTTCTGCTCCCAGGGGGTGACCACTGTGGAGAACATGGATGATGGACAGGAGCTGATGGGCACTGAT CATGCCATGGACATCCTCGGCTTCCTGCCTGATGAGAAGTATGGCTGTTACAAAATAGTTGGAGCCATTATGCACTTTGGCAACATGAAATTCAAGCAAAAGCAGCGCGAGGAGCAGGCGGAAGCCGCCGGCACTGAAA GTGCAGACAAGGCCTCGTACCTGATGGGAGTCAGTTCAGCTGACCTCATCAAGGGCCTCCTCCACCCAAGGGTGAAGGTGGGGAACGAGTATGTGGTGAAAGGACAGAATGTTGAACAG GTTAACTATGCCGTCGGCGCTCTGGCCAAAGCCACGTATGACCGCATGTTCAAATGGCTCGTGGGACGCATCAACCGGACCCTGTACACCTCTCTGCCCCGCCAGTACTTCATAGGAGTCCTGGACATCGCTGGCTTTGAGATCTTTGAG CTCAACAGCTTCGAGCAGCTGTGCATCAACTTCACAAATGAGAAACTGCAACAGTTTTTCAACCACCACATGTTCATCCTGGAGCAGGAGGAGTACAAGAGAGAGGGCATCGACTGGACCTTCATCGACTTCGGGCTGGACCTTCAAGCTTGCATTGATCTCATTGAAAAG CCGCTGGGCATCATGTCCATCCTTGAAGAGGAGTGCATGTTCCCAAAGGCCACAGACAGCAGCTTTAAAGCCAAGCTGTATGATAATCACATTGGCAAGTCGCCTAACTTCCAAAAGCCACGACCAGACAAGAAGCGCAAGTTCGAGGCCCATTTTGAGCTGGTGCACTATGCTGGAGTG GTGCCATACAATATTCTTGGCTGgttagacaaaaacaaagacccGCTGAATGAGACGGTGGTGGCCTGTTTCCAGAAGTCTGCCAACAAGCTGCTCGCCTCTCTGTATGAGAATTACATCGGCTCAGACTCAG TCGAGTCCAAGCCTGGCGtcaaggagaagaggaagaaggcaGCCTCTTTCCAGACTGTGTCTCAGCTTCACAAG GAAAATCTGAACAAGCTGATGACCAACCTCCGCTGCACCCAGCCCCACTTTGTTCGCTGCATCATCCCTAATGAGACCAAGACTCCAG GGGTCATTGATTCGTTTCTGGTGCTGCACCAGCTACGCTGCAACGGTGTTCTGGAAGGCATCAGGATCTGCAGAAAGGGCTTTCCCAACCGCATGCTCTATGCTGAGTTCAAACAACG CTACCGCATCCTGAACCCACACGCCATCCCAGATGATAAGTTTGTGGATAGCAGGAAAGCTGCAGAAAAGCTGCTGGGCTCCTTGGATATCGACCACAACCAGTATAGATTTGGACACACAAAG GTGTTCTTTAAGGCAGGCCTGCTGGGTCAACTCGAGGAGCTGAGAGACGAGCGTTTGGCCAAAATCCTGACGCTGCTGCAGGCAGTCGCTCGAGGCAAGATCATGAGGATGGAGCTGCAGAAGATGATGGAAAGGAG gGAAGCTCTGATGATTATCCAGTGGAACATCCGGGCCTTCAACGCTGTCAAGCACTGGCCCTGGATGAAGCTCTTCTTCAAGATCAAGCCCCTTCTGAAGAGCGCTGCCACAGAAAAAGAACTGGCATCTCTGAAGGAGAAGCTGATCCAGCTGAAGGAGGCTCTGGAGAAATCTGAGGTCAAGCGcaaagagctggaggagaggCAGGTCAGCCTGATCCAAGAGAAGAATGACCTCGCTCTACAGCTGCAGGCA GAGCAGGACAATCTGGCCGATGCCGAGGAACGCTGCGACCAGCTCATCAAAACTAAGATCCAGCTGGAGGCCAAAGTGAAAGAAATCATGGAGAGGttggaagatgaggaggagatgAACGCTAATATTCTCGCCAAAAAACGCAAGCTGGAGGACGAGTCCACTGAGCTGAAGAAAGACATTGACGATCTGGAGATCACCCTGGCTAAAGTGGAAAAGGAGAAACACGCCACTGAGAACAAG GTGAAGAACTTGATTGAAGAAATGTCAGCTCTGGATGAAACCATACTGAAGCTGACTAAGGAGAAGAAGGCTCTACAGGAGGCTCACCAGCAGACGCTGGATGACCTGCAGGCAGAGGAAGACAAAGTCAACACTCTGACCAAAGCCAAGGCAAAGCTGGAGCAACAAGTAGATGAT CTGGAGGGATCTCTGGAACAAGAGAAGAAGCTGCGTATGGACCTGGAACGGGTCAGACGTAAGCTGGAGGGAGATCTAAAACTCTCCTTAGAGTCTGTTATGGACCTGGAGAACGACAAGCAGCAACTTGAAGAGAAGCTGAAAAA AAAAGACTTTGAAATGAATGCGATGAGCTCAAAGATTGAAGATGAGCAAGCCTTGGTCAACCAGCTCCAGAAGAAGATAAAGGAGTTACAG GCTCGAatagaggagctggaggaggagctggaggccGACAGGGCTTATAGGGCCAAAGTGGAGAAGCAGCGTGGTGATGTGACTCGTGAGCTGGAAGAATTGAGCGAGCGCCTGGAGGAGGCTGGTGGGGCCACATCAACCCAGATTGAGATTAACAAGAAGAGAGAGTCAGATTTTCTCAAGCTTCGGCGAGACCTGGAGGAAGCCATGCTGCACCACGAGGCCACAACAGCAGCCTTGAGGAAGAAGCACGCTGACAGCGTTGCAGAGCTGAGCGAGCAGATCGACAGCCTGCAGCGAGTCAAGCAGAAactggagaaagagaggagcgAGGTCAAGATGGAGGCTGATGATCTGGCCTCCACTGTGGAGCAGCTCTCCAAAGGCAAG GCCACTTCAGAGAAGACATGTCGCCTGTATGAAGATCAAATGAACGAGGCTAAAGCCAAGGTAGACGAGCTTCAGAGGCAACTCAATGAAACCAATACCCAGAGGGCCCGTGCTCAGGCTGAGAGCG CCGAGCTGGGCAGGAAGCTTGAAGAGCGGGAAGCCTTGGTCTCCCAACTCCAGCGTACCAAGAACTCCTTCGGGCAGAATGTCGAGGAACTCAAgaaacagctggaggaggagaataAG GCTAAGACCGCCCTGGCCCATGCGCTGCAGTCATCACGACATGACTGTGATCTTCTGAGAGAGCAGTatgaagaggagcaggaaggCAAGGCTGAGCTGCAGAGAGCTCTGTCCAAGGCCAACGCTGAGGTGGCGCAGTGGAGGACTAAGTATGAAACTGATGCCATCCAGAGGActgaggagctggaggaagccAA GAAGAAGCTGGTGACACGTCTGCAGGAGGCTGAGGAGACAGTGGAGGCTTCCAATGCCAAGTGCTCCTCTCTGGAGAAGACCAAGCACCGGCTCCAGACAGAGATCGAGGACCTGGTCATCGACCTGGAGCGTGCaaatgctgcagctgctgccttgGACAAGAAGCAACGCAATTTTGACAAG GTGCTGGCTGAGTGGAAACAGAAGTATGAGGAGTGCCAGTCTGAGCTGGAAAGTTCTCAAAGGGAGTCTCGTGGCCTGAGCACAGAGCTCTTTAAACTGAAGAACTCCTATGAGGAGACCTTGGATCATCTGGAGACCATCAAGAGGGAGAATAAGAACCTCCAAG AGGAGATTGCTGACCTGTCAGATCAAATCAGTCAGGGAGCGAAGACCATCCATGAGCTGGAGAAGATAAAGAAAGGTCTGGACTTGGAGAAAAGCGAGATTCAGGCTGCACTGGAGGAAGCTGAA GGCACTCTGGAGCATGAAGAAAGCAAAACTCTCAGGATCCAGCTGGAGCTTAACCAGATCAAGGCTGAAGTTGACAGGAAGCTGGCAGAGAAGGATGAAGAAATTGACAACCTTCG CCGTAACCACCAGAGAACACTGGAGACTATGCAGGCCACCTTGGATGCCGAGGCCAAGTCTCGCAACGAGGCAGTGCGCCTGAGGAAGAAGATGGAGGGCGACCTGAATGAGATGGAGGTGCAGCTGGGCCACGCTAACAGGCAGGCCGCAGAGTCTCAGAAACTCCTGAGAAACCTTCAGGTCCAGATCAAG GACATTCAGCTGGAGCTGGATGAGACTCTTCACCAGAACGAGGAGCTGAAGGAGCAGGTGGCGGTGACAGAGCGCCGCAACAACCTGCTGGCTGCTGAGGTGGAGGAGCTCAGGGCCATGCTGGAGCAAAACGACCGTGCACGCAAGCTAGCGGAGCACGAGTTGCTGGAGTCCACAGAGAGAGTCAACCTGTTGCATTCTCAG AACACAGGGCTGATcaaccagaagaagaaactggAGATGGATCTGTCCACGCTGTCGAGTGAGGTGGACGATGCTGTGCAGGAGTGCCGCAACGCAGAGGAGAAGGCCAAGAAGGCCATCACTGAT GCAGCCATGATGGCAGAGGAGCTAAAGAAGGAGCAGGACACCTGTGCCCATctggagaggatgaagaagaacaTGGAGCAGACCATAAAGGACCTGCAGATGCGTCTGGATGAAGCGGAGCAGATTGCCCTCAAGGGTGGCAAGAAGCAGGTCCAGAAGCTGGAGGCCAGG GTCAAAGAACTGGAGAATGAACTGGAATGTGAGCAAAAGAAGAGCCAAGACTATCAGAAGGGAGTGCGCAAGTATGAGAGGAGAATCAAAGAGCTCTCCTACCAG GCTGAGGAGGACAAGAAGAACCTGGTCCGCCTGCAGGACCTCATCGACAAGCTTCAGGCCAAAGTGAAGAGTTACAAGAGACAAGCTGAGGAAGCG GAGGAGCAGGCAAACACCAACATATCCAAGTACAGGAAGCTCCAGCATGAGCTTGATGACGCAGAGGAGAGGGCTGATATGGCCGAATCACAGGTCAACAAGCTCCGTGTCCGCACGCGTGACCAAGGTAGCAAGGTTGGTAAACTAAACTCATGA